One window of Microcoleus vaginatus PCC 9802 genomic DNA carries:
- a CDS encoding 30S ribosomal protein S14, whose protein sequence is MAKKSMVEREKKRQRLVDKYADKREDLKDQFDQANNQMDKMAIHRQLQQLPRSSSRTRLRNRCWATGRPRGYYRDFGLSRNMMREMAHEGLLPGVVKSSW, encoded by the coding sequence ATGGCTAAGAAGAGCATGGTCGAGCGCGAGAAAAAGCGCCAGAGACTCGTAGACAAGTACGCCGACAAGCGGGAAGACCTGAAAGACCAGTTTGACCAAGCAAACAATCAGATGGACAAAATGGCGATTCACCGCCAACTGCAACAGCTACCCCGCAGCAGTTCGCGGACTCGCTTGCGGAACCGCTGCTGGGCAACTGGACGGCCCAGAGGTTACTATCGTGACTTCGGACTGTCTCGCAACATGATGCGAGAAATGGCTCACGAAGGTCTTTTGCCCGGTGTTGTGAAGTCTAGCTGGTAG
- a CDS encoding type II toxin-antitoxin system RelE/ParE family toxin produces the protein MRYLIEISSVAEAQADSAFLLLSQMTSPEKAREWYEGLLKAIESLSAMPKRCPLARENQYFSKEIRQLLYGKGRNSYRILFTIAESEDVSAVRILHIRHAAQQTLGENQE, from the coding sequence ATGAGATATCTCATTGAAATTTCTAGCGTTGCAGAAGCACAAGCGGATAGTGCATTCCTGCTATTATCTCAGATGACATCACCAGAGAAAGCAAGGGAGTGGTATGAGGGATTGTTGAAGGCAATCGAGTCTTTATCAGCGATGCCAAAACGCTGTCCTCTCGCCAGGGAAAATCAATACTTCAGTAAAGAAATTAGGCAGTTACTTTACGGTAAAGGGCGCAACTCATACCGCATTCTTTTCACTATTGCCGAAAGTGAAGATGTGTCCGCAGTTCGCATCCTCCACATTCGACACGCTGCACAACAAACTCTTGGCGAGAACCAGGAGTAG